From the genome of Bombus huntii isolate Logan2020A chromosome 14, iyBomHunt1.1, whole genome shotgun sequence, one region includes:
- the LOC126873130 gene encoding endoplasmic reticulum mannosyl-oligosaccharide 1,2-alpha-mannosidase: MFPSKDLGKSDYISLNIQDSATFSRGSSRSLWRQWNQLSRFQRNILYFIVITIILVIFYLLPGDNKNGVLDESDYNNIEVVQDTPKYEKPVEDIIVDNVNQEHKGGGEVIEEPEFQPEINQVDDDQIGEPPQPKPNTLKFNGPQNNRQKAVVAAFKHSWNGYKEYAWGYDNVKPISRKYYEWFGLGLTIVDSLDTMYIMGLNNEFLEAKLWVEKNLVFTSNRDVNLFEVTIRVLGGLLSAYHLSGDKIFLSKATALGERMMPAFSTSSGVPYSDVNLGTKTAHGPKWGPDSSTSEVTSIQLEFRDLSRSTGDPKFEEAVAKVSEHVHQLEKYDGLVPIFINANTGQFRDHATITLGARGDSYYEYLLKQWLQTGKTINYLRDDYLLGIAGTQKHLVKRTAINKYLFIAELVGAHKEITPKMDHLTCYLGGTLALGVHHGLSSDHMDLANEIVKTCYQTYAIQPTFLAPEITYFNTENSNEEKSMDMYVKMNDAHNLLRPEFIESLFYMWYFTGNKTFQDWGWQIFQAFENYTKVEKGYTSIGNVRIVYNTPQKDMTESFWFAETLKYLYLLFDDTRQLIDLDRWVFNSEGHPLPIYES, encoded by the exons ATGTTTCCGTCGAAGGATCTAGGAAAATCGGATTATATCAGTTTAAATATCCAGGATAGTGCAACATTCTCGCGAGGATCATCACGTAGTCTCTGGAGG CAATGGAATCAATTGTCAAGGTTTCAGAGAAATATTCTTTACTTTATAGTCATTACGATCATATTAGTTATATTTTATCTGTTACCTGGCGATAACAAAAATGGAGTTTTAGATGAAAGTGATTACAATAACATAGAGGTAGTGCAAGATACTCCTAAATATGAAAAG CCAGTAGAAGATATTATAGTAGATAATGTAAATCAGGAACATAAGGGAGGTGGAGAGGTCATTGAGGAACCTGAATTCCAACCAGAAATAAATCAGGTGGATGATGATCAAATTGGAGAACCACCTCAACCTAAGCCGAACACACTCAAATTTAATG ggCCACAAAATAATAGACAAAAAGCTGTAGTTGCAGCATTTAAACATTCATGGAATGGATATAAAGAATATGCTTGGGGATATGATAATGTGAAACCAATATCAAGAAAGTACTATGAATGGTTTGGCTTAGGGCTTACTATAGTTGATTCTCTTGATACTATGTACATAATGGGCTTAAATAATG AATTTTTAGAAGCCAAACTATGGGTTGAGAAAAATTTAGTGTTTACTTCAAACAGAGATGTTAATTTATTTGAAGTTACGATTAGAGTATTAGGAGGTCTATTATCCGCATATCATCTTTCAGGTGACAAGATTTTCTTAAGTAAGGCT ACAGCGTTAGGAGAACGTATGATGCCAGCGTTTTCTACTTCATCTGGTGTTCCTTATTCCGACGTAAATCTTGGTACTAAAACTGCACATGGTCCTAAATGGGGTCCTGATAGTAGTACAAGTGAAGTTACTTCCATTCAATTGGAATTTCGTGATTTAAGTCGTAGTACAGGAGACCCTAAATTCGAG GAAGCAGTAGCAAAAGTTTCGGAACATGTACACCAGTTAGAAAAATACGATGGTTTAGTACCCATTTTCATTAACGCTAATACTGGACAATTTAGAGATCATGCAACAATTACGCTTGGCGCTCGTGGTGATAGTTATTACGAGTATTTATTGAAACAGTGGCTTCAAACTGGGAAGACTATTAATTA CCTACGAGATGATTATCTGTTAGGTATTGCTGGAACTCAAAAACACTTAGTAAAACGTACAGCAATTAATAAGTATCTTTTCATAGCAGAACTAGTTGGAGCACACAAAGAAATAACACCaaaaatg GATCACCTTACATGTTACTTGGGAGGTACATTAGCTTTAGGAGTACATCATGGTTTATCGTCTGATCATATGGATTTAGCtaatgaaattgtaaaaacTTGTTATCAAACGTACGCGATTCAACCCACGTTTCTTGCTCCAGAAATCACATACTTCAATACTGAG aactcaaatgaagaaaaatcAATGGATATGTATGTGAAGATGAATGATGCACATAATTTACTCAGACCAGAGTTTATTGAAAGTCTTTTCTACATGTGGTATTTTACTGgtaataaaacatttcaagACTGGGGGTGGCAAATATTCCAA gcttttgaaaattatacgaAAGTGGAAAAGGGGTACACCAGCATTGGTAATGTAAGGATCGTTTATAATACACCACAAAAAGATATGACAGAAAGTTTTTGGTTTGCTGAAACTTTGAAATACTTATACTTGTTGTTCGATGATACAAGGCAATTAATAGATTTGGATAGATGGGTATTCAATTCTGAAGGACATCCATTACCCATATACGAATCATAA